ACAGATTGATACGGATATCAAAGAAGCAATGAAGGCCAAGGATCAGGATCGGCTGCGGGCGTTGCGGGCCATCAAGTCGCTGATTTTGCTGGAAGAAACCAAAGATGGTTCGGCCGGGGGCGACCTGAAGCCTGAAGATGAAATTAAACTCCTAACCAAAGCCGTTAAGCAACGGAAGGATTCGGCTGATATCTACCGCACGCAGAGCCGCGAGGACCTTCTGCAGGCCGAGCTGGCGGAAATTGCCGTCATTGAGAAATACCTGCCGCAGCAGCTTTCGGAAGAGGAACTGAAAAGCCGTTTGCAGGAGATCATCGCCCGGGTAGGCGCATCCGGATCGTCGGATTTGGGCAAAGTGATGGGCGTTGCCACCAAAGAACTGGCGGGGCAGGC
This Larkinella insperata DNA region includes the following protein-coding sequences:
- a CDS encoding GatB/YqeY domain-containing protein, whose translation is MSLKQQIDTDIKEAMKAKDQDRLRALRAIKSLILLEETKDGSAGGDLKPEDEIKLLTKAVKQRKDSADIYRTQSREDLLQAELAEIAVIEKYLPQQLSEEELKSRLQEIIARVGASGSSDLGKVMGVATKELAGQADGKAISATVKSLLS